Below is a window of Leifsonia sp. NPDC080035 DNA.
GCTCGAGTACCCGTCGTACACCAAGCCCGCGGTCTGGCGCGGCCACGAGGTCCCGCCCGTGCTGCTCTCGGGCAACCACGGCGCGATCGCCGCGTGGCGGCACGAGCAGTCGGTCGCCCGTACCGCCCGCGTGCGTCCCGACCTCCTGCCGTAGTCTCGCCCAGAGTCGCCGAGCACAGGAAAAAGGTCCGGAATCGCGCGGATCCCGGACCTTTTTCCTGTGCTCGGCGGCCCGGCGCCGGGTCAGGACGCCGGGGCGGTGAGGATGATGGGGCCGTCGTCGGTGATGGCGACCGTGTGCTCGGAGTGCGCGCCGCGCGATCCGTCCGCTGCGCGGAGCGTCCAGCCGTCGCGGTCGGTGTAGATCTCGTCCGTCGTCTCCAGGAACCACGGCTCGATCGCGATGACGAGTCCCGGCTTCAGCGGGAAGCCGCGCCCCGGGCGGCCGTCGTTCGGGACGTGCGGGTCGCCGTGCATGGTACGGCCGACGCCATGGCCGCCGAACTGCGTGTTGACGCTGTAGCCCTCGCCGTGCGCGACAGCGGCGATCGCCGCCGAGATGTCGCCGATGCGGCCGCCGGGCTGCGCGGCGGCGATGCCGGCCGCCAGCGCACGGCGGGTCGTGTCGATCAGCCGCAGGTCCTCGTCGCGGGCCGAGCCGACGACGAGGCTGACCGCCGAGTCCGCGACCCAGCCGTCGACGCTCGCCGCGAAGTCCAGGCTCAGCAGGTCGCCGTCCTGCAGCCGGTAGTCGTGGGGGAGGCCGTGCAGGACGGCATCGTTCACCGACGTGCAGATCACCTTGCCGAACGGGCTCGCGCCGAACGAGGGATGGTAGTCGATGTAGCAGGACTCGGCGCCACGCTCCCGGATCATCCGGTGGGCGAGCGCGTCAAGCTCCAGCAGGTTCACGCCGACCTTCGCGGCGGCCGCGGTCGCGCCGAGCACCTCGGCGACGAAGCGCCCGGCGGGCCGCATCTGCTCGATCTCCGTCGGTGTCCTCAACTCGATCACGCGCGTCCTCTTCTCTCCTGCCGGATCGGTCCAAGTCTTCCATGCTCGCGCGCGCCTGCCGGTGCGGTTCGGCCCTCGGCGAACCCGCAGCCGCTCCCCAGCCGCGCGCGGCTACGCTGGTCGCGTGATCATCCGGAAGGCGTTCTACTGGTGGCTGTTCCCGTCCGCCGTGGTGCTCCCGGTGTGGCTGCTGGTCGGCTGGGCCGCGTTCCACGAGGGCAGCGGATGGTCGTTCCTCGGCCTGCTCGTGCTGTGCCCGATCCTGTTCGTCGCCCTGTTGGTGGTCGGCGGCATCCTCTTCTCCCGGCGCAGCGTCCGCGAGGCACGCGCCGTGTCCTGGTACGACGCAGGGATGCTCGCCGGCTGGAGCGCGTCCATCATCGCCTTCGGCTTCTTCCCGCCCGGTGTCAC
It encodes the following:
- the map gene encoding type I methionyl aminopeptidase, which produces MIELRTPTEIEQMRPAGRFVAEVLGATAAAAKVGVNLLELDALAHRMIRERGAESCYIDYHPSFGASPFGKVICTSVNDAVLHGLPHDYRLQDGDLLSLDFAASVDGWVADSAVSLVVGSARDEDLRLIDTTRRALAAGIAAAQPGGRIGDISAAIAAVAHGEGYSVNTQFGGHGVGRTMHGDPHVPNDGRPGRGFPLKPGLVIAIEPWFLETTDEIYTDRDGWTLRAADGSRGAHSEHTVAITDDGPIILTAPAS